The Pyrenophora tritici-repentis strain M4 chromosome 2, whole genome shotgun sequence genome window below encodes:
- a CDS encoding Methyltransf-23 domain containing protein has translation MTASASDRVRKDKLRPLSSATDLTDITHSTIEADSDPHSDDYLEDSEIQSLTPSIFDYVKKYGRTYHGYQAGAYPFPNDAPEIERLDMQHVILTALFHQRNYLAPLKQKRPKRMLDIGCGTGKWCFEMANEFPKCRVEGIDLSPIQPKISCDNVDFFMDDITRPEWWRCTQPYDYIHTRMSLGIFNDFREIIQKSYNNLNPGGWMESQEIYSKVYCDDGTMPPDYPLLEWTENEDAAAMRLGRPLRIANKLKRWYEQAGFVDVHEEIFAIPVNSWPRDERMKVLGKWFYWNMCAGVHAWTIEYFVTALGWSPAEVEVYLAHLRTAIGDKSVHAYYKVYVVWGRRPRADEPQSTTPKPANWPQPPEDF, from the exons ATGACTGCCTCTGCATCGGACCGTGTGCGCAAGGACAAGCTGCGACCGCTGTCCAGTGCCACTGACCTCACTGATATTACCCATTCCACCATCGAAGCTGAT TCGGACCCTCACTCGGACGACTATCTGGAAGACTC CGAGATTCAAAGCCTCACGCCAAGTATTTTCGACTATGTAAAGAAGTATGGCAGGACATACCATGGCTACCAGGCCGGCG CCTACCCTTTCCCAAACGACGCG CCCGAGATAGAACGGTTGGACATGCAGCATGTAATTCTTACTGCACTATTTCACCAGAGGAACTACTTGGCGCCGCTCAAGCAGAAACGGCCAAAGAGAATGCTGGACATTGGCTGCGGCACCGGCAAGTGGTGCTTCGAGATGG CAAACGAGTTTCCAAAATGCAGG GTTGAAGGCATAGATCTATCTCCCATCCAACCGAAAAT CTCCTGCGACAATGTCGACTTCTTCATGGACGACATCACCCGTCCCGAATGGTGGCGCTGCACGCAGCCCTATGACTACATCCATACACGCATGTCCCTCGGCATCTTCAACGACTTCCGCGAAATCATACAAAAGAGCTACAACAACCTAAACCCAGGCGGGTGGATGGAATCGCAGGAAATCTACTCAAAAGTCTACTGCGATGACGGCACTATGCCCCCAGACTACCCGCTGCTCGAATGGACCGAAAACGAAGACGCAGCCGCCATGCGCCTCGGCCGCCCACTACGCATCGCAAACAAACTGAAGAGATGGTACGAACAGGCCGGCTTCGTAGACGTACACGAGGAGATCTTTGCTATACCCGTCAATTCGTGGCCTAGAGACGAGCGCATGAAGGTGCTGGGCAAATGGTTCTATTGGAACATGTGCGCTGGCGTGCACGCTTGGACTATCGAGTACTTTGTCACCGCGCTCGGTTGGTCGCCCGCTGAAGTCGAGGTTTACCTCGCACATCTACGCACTGCTATCGGGGATAAGAGCGTACATGCGTATTACAAGGT ATACGTCGTCTGGGGTCGTCGTCCCCGCGCCGATGAACCACAGAGTACAACGCCGAAACCCGCGAATTGGCCGCAACCGCCCGAGGACTTTTAA
- a CDS encoding mitochondrial intermediate peptidase mitochondrial precursor translates to MTSFVLSCSQASLVQRNMLKRLARTRQSSWICQRCLQQSQRPRRFNSTFAATATARDTVLPNNALYGLSTSGKTDDDALRKVFDNASFWDDFKRASQKGRPAGIIGNKHLTHPEGFVDFVTVTIKRCNAVVQKVSAAQSIDDFKNMVKDLDKLSDLLCRVIDLADFVRGTHPDRKFQIMAVKAYHTVFQYMNELNTTPVLHDQLKKASETPEVYEAWSEEERIVARILIEDFSRFGIGLDDKTRQRLVDLSGEIAEVGNQFVEGMAPEILELKFKSTKLKGLDPKLAKALTRWGETTISTMHHESQAVLRFVENPEVRRETYQAVRTASKPSIARLEKMLKLRAELAQTSGYETFAHMTLENKMARTPEAVNTFLKALYEDSRPAVLADLNELMELKKGDAHQSNFPDRINAWDKFYYTQKMLATMEGHYKQRTPDSLSAYFSVGTVLQGISRLFDRLYGVRFVPKETQPGEVWDGGVRRLDVISDTEGHIAVLYCDLYSRPGKTPNPAHFTLRCSREILPSEVEEMAHMQHNFSSPIEAATDGMPVAWNAERNSYFQLPTIALICDFSKAHSPRPTLLNIHDVRTLFHEMGHALHSILGRTALQNVSGTRCATDIAELPSVLMEHFAFCPHVLGLYARHWETDAPVPTAALESRLAIDNRNQYAELESQILLCMLDQVYHSPIAADPNFNSTKVYHDVYSKYASVPEPAGTAWQGFFGHLFGYGATYYSYLFDRALAAKIWKDVFQHNGQQGSLDRENGELYKNEVLKWGGGRDGWQCLAGVLKDEKLAQGGEEAMQEVGKWGIKES, encoded by the exons ATGACATCGTTTGTCCTGTCTTGCAGCCAGGCCTCACTCGTGCAACGCAATATGCTCAAGCGACTTGCGCGCACGAGGCAATCATCCTGGATCTGCCAACGATGTCTGCAGCAATCCCAGCGTCCACGACGCTTCAACAGCACTTTTGCTGCCACTGCCACAGCACGCGACACTGTGCTACCGAATAATGCCCTGTACGGCCTGTCAACCAGCGGGAAGACAGATGACGACGCCCTCCGCAAAGTTTTTGACAATGCCTCCTTTTGGGACGACTTCAAGCGCGCATCGCAAAAGGGACGGCCCGCGGGGATTATAGGGAACAAACACCTTACTCATCCGGAGGGCTTCGTCGATTTCGTCACAGTAACGATAAAGCGATGCAATGCCGTGGTGCAAAAGGTGTCGGCAGCGCAGTCGATAGACGACTTCAAAAACATGGTCAAGGACCTGGACAAGCTTAGCGATTTACTTTGTCGCGTAATAGACCTGGCCGATTTCGTAAGAGGCACGCATCCAGATCGCAAGTTCCAGATCATGGCAGTCAAGGCCTACCATACCGTATTCCAGTACATGAATGAGTTGAACACTACTCCTGTGCTACACGACCAACTCAAAAAGGCATCAGAGACACCGGAAGTATACGAGGCCTGGAGCGAGGAGGAGCGCATCGTTGCGAGAATATTGATAGAAGACTTTTCACGATTTGGCATAGGTCTAGACGACAAGACGCGACAACGGCTGGTCGACTTGAGCGGCGAGATTGCAGAAGTTGGCAACCAGTTTGTTGAAGGCATGGCGCCAGAAATACTGGAGCTCAAGTTCAAATCCACAAAGTTGAAAGGCTTGGATCCCAAATTAGCAAAGGCGCTGACGAGATGGGGGGAGACTACCATCTCGACCATGCATCACGAGTCGCAGGCCGTGCTGCGGTTTGTGGAAAACCCAGAAGTACGGAGAGAGACATATCAAGCTGTCCGAACAGCTAGTAAACCAAGCATCGCGCGACTGGAGAAGATGCTGAAGCTACGCGCAGAGCTAGCCCAAACATCAGGTTACGAGACATTCGCACACATGACGCTCGAGAACAAAATGGCTAGAACTCCAGAAGCCGTCAACACGTTTCTGAAAGCGCTATACGAAGATAGTCGACCCGCTGTTCTTGCCGATTTAAACGAGTTGATGGAACTGAAAAAAGGGGATGCTCATCAATCAAACTTCCCGGACCGCATCAACGCCTGGGATAAATTTTATTATACACAGAAGATGCTTGCAACCATGGAGGGTCATTACAAGCAACGCACACCGGATTCGCTATCTGCCTACTTCTCCGTCGGCACTGTCCTGCAAGGCATATCGCGATTATTCGATCGTCTCTACGGTGTCCGATTCGTACCAAAAGAAACACAGCCTGGTGAGGTATGGGACGGTGGCGTGCGCAGACTTGATGTCATCTCTGATACTGAAGGTCATATTGCGGTGTTATACTGCGACTTGTACTCGCGGCCAGGGAAGACTCCTAATCCCGCACACTTTACCCTCCGGTGTAGTCGCGAGATCTTGCCCTCGGAAGTCGAGGAGATGGCACACATGCAACATAATTTCTCTTCGCCCATTGAGGCTGCAACCGATGGAATGCCAGTGGCATGGAATGCAGAGCGAAACAGCTACTTCCAATTGCCTACTATAGCGCTGATTTGTGACTTTAGCAAAGCGCATTCACCGCGGCCAACGTTACTCAACATTCACGATGTGCGCACCCTTTTCCACGAGATGGGACATGCGCTGCATTCTATACTTGGCCGTACAGCCCTACAAAATGTGTCTGGTACACGCTGTGCAACTGATATCGCCGAGCTCCCATCAGTACTCATGGAGCACTTTGCATTCTGTCCACATGTTCTAGGCTTGTATGCACGCCACTGGGAAACCGATGCGCCAGTTCCGACTGCTGCTCTTGAATCACGACTCGCAATCGACAACAGGAACCAGTACGCTGAGCTTGAGAGCCAGATCCTTCTCTGCATGTTAGACCAGGTCTACCACTCCCCCATTGCCGCGGACCCAAACTTCAACTCGACAAAGGTCTATCATGATGTATACAGCAAGTACGCATCTGTCCCTGAGCCCGCAGGTACAGCATGGCAAGGTTTCTTCGGTCACTTGTTTGGATATGGTGCTACCTACTATTCCTACCTTTTTGATCGTGCGCTGGCAGCCAAGATCTGGAAAGACGTCTTCCAGCACAACGGTCAACAGGGCAGTCTGGATAGAGAAAACGGCGAGCTGTACAAGAACGAGGTGCTCAAATGGGGTGGAGGAAGGGATGGCTGGCAATGTCTGGCTGGCGTTCTGAAAGACGAGAAGCTTGCACAAGGTGGAGAAGAGGCAATGCAAGAAGTCGGTAAATGGGGTATCAAAGAG TCATGA
- a CDS encoding ApoO domain containing protein, which yields MAVLSALAVSAPRTVDAEERPDDRWNRKPIYDEMPIDTTAPTSPSLTEPSKSPAIPETTYRPTPTDRLAVQIGRARMALYNQAVRGEKAVDNALTETLRLEHSFTSTIRSLAPPRESGEKILPGALYVLVSAMAGSIVTRNRNIFLRASVPVAVGITAANIVLPITSKNVGDLIWTYEERYPVVADTHLRMKNRISQFIETGKAHAQGTVGMVEGKLADTRENLEGWVKKGR from the exons ATGGCCGTCCTCTCCGCCCTAGCAGTCTCGGCACCACGCACTGTAGACGCAGAAGAGCGACCAGATGACCGCTGG AACCGCAAACCCATCTACGATGAAATGCCAATTGATACCACTGCTCCTACCTCTCCATCCCTTACCGAACCGTCAAAATCGCCCGCCATACCAGAGACGACCTACCGACCAACTCCCACCGATCGTCTCGCTGTCCAGATTGGCCGTGCGCGCATGGCCCTCTACAATCAAGCTGTGCGCGGCGAGAAGGCGGTTGATAACGCCCTTACTGAGACCCTCCGCCTTGAGCACTCCTTCACAAGCACTATTCGCTCATTAGCCCCACCTAGGGAGTCTGGCGAGAAGATCCTCCCGGGCGCTCTCTACGTGCTCGTCTCCGCCATGGCTGGCTCCATCGTTACGCGCAACCGCAACATTTTCCTCCGCGCATCCGTGCCTGTTGCTGTAGGTATTACCGCTGCAAACATTGTTCTGCCAATTACCAGCAAAAATGTCGGAGACCTCATCTGGACTTACGAGGAGCGGTACCCTGTGGTTGCCGATACTCACCTGCGGATGAAGAACAGGATCTCGCAATTCATCGAGACTGGAAAGGCACACGCACAAGGTACTGTCGGCATGGTCGAGGGCAAGCTTGCCGACACCAGGGAAAACTTAGAGGGCTGGGTCAAGAAGGGTCGGTAA
- a CDS encoding N-acetylglucosaminyl transferase component Gpi1 produces the protein MVTHNGLMRVFWPSDAPRDSVPGVLVGFRNSHSDVFVVAILQEVELRQVENALLVGTLLRHSPHDIQELLQRCGHSSVCALGCVNPKNPLDLSGAEPLIVYTEPSSRFPRLHCPNNALMTMQVIVYDRPHPTRMQYLSLKPITLALGDKTRVAEWDVAFEALEQAEERERKRKAQLVEKLKLHKVVAHPPTQKELALPMLIEQVNCSHELNALLQKNIGLIGRRMKRALSVSERVVESANDLWDYTWIVLHYAFRVWIWPVAAQLFILGLVTHRIVGEAVILVLHWRPGSAGSPALKDISATAQQIDIRLQQSCYWPIQYLTLRRRKANWESITNSHPEYIRFYNSLWLVANDVIMGIAVGTFIIENASFVAAQVDTIFSAWSVEGLRRMISWLMGWPGGLKLNTELAAFLGDLFLWVIDYWANCISLLRPHLPALIQVIGYSAFAGATMPISIFSDLVSILTLHIYSFYVASARIFHWQLEIIISLFHLFRGKKRNVLRNRIDSCDYDLDQLLLGTILFTLQFFLLPTVFVFYLTFASARIAVIGLKAALEMGLACLNHFPLFAVMLRLKDPGRLPGGIYFEIQDTTGLPSDKSGVPASTPTAYVLLKF, from the exons ATGGTCACACACAATGGGTTGATGCGCGTATTCTGGCCGTCAGATGCTCCAAGAGATTCTGTGCCCGGTGTTTTGGTCGGATTCAGAAACTCCCATTCCGACGTCTTCGTTGTGGCTATACTACAAGAGGTGGAGCTGCGACAAGTCGAAAATGCACTGCTCGTAGGAACGCTACTACGGCATAGTCCGCACGACATCCAGGAGTTGCTGCAACGATGCGGGCACTCTTCCGTGTGCGCTCTGGGGTGCGTAAATCCCAAGAACCCGCTCGATCTGTCCGGCGCAGAGCCTCTCATCGTCTACACCGAACCTTCGTCCCGCTTCCCGCGCTTGCATTGCCCCAACAATGCGCTCATGACTATGCAAGTCATCGTATACGACCGGCCGCACCCGACCCGCATGCAATACCTTTCGCTTAAACCCATAACGCTCGCATTAGGAGATAAGACAAGAGTCGCCGAGTGGGATGTAGCTTTCGAAGCGTTGGAGCAGGCGGAAGAAAGGGAACGCAAGAGGAAGGCACAACTGGTAGAAAAGTTAAAGCTTCACAAAGTTGTGGCGCATCCACCCACGCAAAAGGAGCTGGCACTACCAATGCTCATCGAGCAGGTCAACTGTTCACATGAACTGAATGCGCTCCTGCAGAAAAATATTGGTCTGATTGGGAGGCGCATGAAGCGGGCTCTGAGTGTCAGTGAGCGGGTAGTCGAGTCGGCCAACGATCTTTGGGACTACACGTGGATCGTACTTCATTACGCTTTCAGGGTCTGGATATGGCCGGTAGCTGCACAGTTATTCATTCTCGGGCTTGTGACGCATCGAATAGTGGGAGAGGCTGTGATACTAGTGTTGCACTGGCGACCGGGCTCAGCCGGTTCCCCGGCTCTCAAGGACATCTCCGCGACAGCCCAGCAGATCGATATTAGACTACAACAGTCGTGCTATTGGCCCATTCAGTACCTCACCTTGCGTAGGAGGAAAGCTAATTGGGAGAGTATCACCAACAGCCACCCTGAGTATATACGGTTTTATAATAGTCTCTGGCTAGTTGCGAACGATGTGATAATGGGTATCGCTGTGGGGACATTCATCATCGAAAACGCCTCGTTCGTTGCGGCACAAGTTGACACCATATTCAGCGCGTGGTCTGTGGAAGGACTAAGGCGCATGATATCATGGCTTATGGGATGGCCAGGAGGCTTGAAGCTCAATACGGAGCTGGCTGCCTTCTTAGGCGACTTGTTTCTCTGGGTCATTGATTACTGGGCTA ACTGCATATCCCTCCTGCGACCACATCTGCCCGCCCTCATCCAGGTCATCGGCTATTCAGCTTTTGCTGGGGCCACTATGCCAATCTCGATATTCTCGGACCTTGTTTCGATACTCACGCTGCACATCTACTCATTCTACGTTGCCTCGGCGCGGATTTTCCATTGGCAACTCGAGATTATCATCTCCCTATTCCACCTATTTCGCGGCAAAAAGCGCAACGTTCTCCGCAACCGAATCGACTCATGCGACTACGACTTGGATCAGCTACTACTCGGCACGATTCTCTTTACTCTGCAGTTCTTCCTATTACCGACCGTGTTTGTCTTCTACTTGACATTTGCGAGTGCGCGTATCGCTGTTATTGGGCTCAAGGCGGCATTAGAGATGGGACTTGCATGTCTCAACCACTTCCCATTATTCGCAGTCATGCTACGGCTTAAGGATCCGGGGCGATTGCCTGGAGGCATCTATTTCGAGATACAGGATACGACTGGCCTCCCGTCCGACAAGTCAGGCGTGCCAGCTTCCACGCCAACAGCCTATGTGCTGCTCAAG TTCTAA